The following nucleotide sequence is from Flavobacterium sp. N1736.
TCTTTTATCCAAAAGCAAGTACGCCGGGTTGTACCGCCGAAGCTTGTGACTTACGAGATAATTTTGAACGTTTTAAAGCTAATAATTACGAACTATTAGGCGTAAGTGCCGATAGTCAGAAAGCACAATTAAAATTCAAAGACAAATACGAATTTCCTTTTCCATTATTAGCAGATGAAGACAAATCTGTAATCAACGCGTTTGGCGTTTGGGGACCAAAGAAATTCATGGGAAAAGAATACGATGGAATTCACAGAACAACTTTCGTAATCGATGAAAACGGAATTATCGATGAGGTAATTTCACAAGTAAAAACCAAAGAACACGCCGCACAGATTTTGAAGTAGTTTTCAGTTTTCAGTCACAGTTTTTAGTTGTCAGCCTGACAAACTGCGACTTAAAACTGTGACTGAAAACTGAAAACTAAAAAAAAATCCCCAAAAAGAAAACCTTTCTTTTTGGGGATTTTTTTATGCATTTTGCTCCAATTCCTTTTCCGGATGATAACCAAAAAGGTGGTGTTCTTTTATAATTTCCGGAATACCGGTAGGAAGCATATGTTCCCAACCCGTTTTTCCCTGATTGATCATTTTTAAAACTTCGCGAGAGAAAACCTCCAGATTATGCGGATCATAATCAGCAATATCAACCACTTTTCCGTTGAATTTAAAGAATTTGTACAATTCTTTCATTCTAGGATGTACTTTTAAGTTGCTTGAATTCATTAATACACCATTTTCATCAAGCATTGGATATAAGAAAACTTTCATATCGCGGTAAAATAGTTTTCCAAAAGCTTCCAGAATTCCGCCACTTAAATGACGGTAATATTTCTCATCAAAAATATCTACTAAATTGTTAACTCCCATTGCCAATCCCATTCTGGCTTTGGTATAATTAGCAAAATATTCAACAACCTTATAATATTCCTGAAAATTTGAAATCATAACAGTTTGTCCCAGAGAACAAAGCAATTCAGCCCTGTCCATAAAGTCGCGTTCATCAATTTCACCATCCGAACGCAAATTCGAAAGTGTAATCTCAAAAACAACAAGAGTATTGTCTTTTTCAACCTTGTTTTCTTCAAGAAACATCTTTAATGATTTCTCGTACATGTCCATATTTACTTTCGTAACCGGACGGAAACTTCCTCTTAAAGCAAGAAGATTCTTTTTGTATAAAATAGCAGCAGGCAGAATATTTTTTCCTTCAGGATTAAACATTACCGCATCCGTCATTCCGTTTTTAACCAATTGTAAACTCATCAAACGATTATCAACATCAGCAAAACGGGGTCCTGAGAAGTTAATAGTATCAATTTCAAGCTGGTCTTTGTCTAAGTGATCGTATAAATAACGAAGTAATCGTTTAGGATCGTTGTATTTGTAAAAAGCACCGTAAATTAAGTTTACACCTAAAATTCCCAGTGTTTCTTGTTGAAGTCTTGCGTCAGTTTCTTTAAAACGAATGTGCAGAATAATTTCGTTATAAGCCTCGTCAGGTTCAATTTGGTATCTGATTCCAACCCAGCCGTGACCTTTAAATTGTTTGGCAAAATCTATTGTGGCAACCGTATTGGCGTAACTAAAAAAAAGTTTATTTGGATGTTTTTCACGGCTCAAACGTTCTTCGATAAGCTCACCTTCAAAAGTCAGCATTTTTTTCAAACGGTTTTCTGTCACGTATCGGCCGTCACCTTCAATACCGTAAACGGCGTCACTAAAATCTTTATCATAGGCAGACATTGCTTTTGCAATAGTTCCCGATGAACCTCCGGATCTGAAAAAATGCCTAACTGTCTCTTGTCCAGCACCAATTTCAGCAAATGTTCCGTAAATATTCTCGTTTAAATTAATGCGTAACGCTTTGTCTTTTATAGAAGGAATCTGTTCGATGACCTTGTCACCCTTGAGTTTTATTTCTGTACCCATTTTATTTTAAATAGATTTGTTACAAAGTTAGCAAATTCGGCTTCTAATGAAAGAGAAATAATCCCTATTTTTGTAAAAAAATCAAGTTCAATTGAAGATCTATTTTTTAGGTACTGGTACTTCTCAAGGTATCCCAATTATTGGGGTCGATCATCCCGTTTGTAAAAGCACTGATGCTAAGGACAAAAGGCTCCGCGTATCCATTTGGATTACGTGGGATAATCACTCGTATGTCATAGATTGCGGACCCGATTTCAGGCAGCAAATGCTGTCTTGCGGCTGCAGGCATCTTGACGCTATTTTGTTTACACACGAGCATGCAGATCATACAGCAGGTTTAGACGATATTCGCCCGTTTAATTTCAGGCAAGGCGAAATTCCTGTTTATGCACATCAGCGTGTAATTGATAATCTAAAACGCCGTTTTGATTATGTTTTTGAAACTGTAAATAAATATCCCGGCGCACCAAGTGTAAAAACCATCGAAGTTGTAAATGACAAACCTTTTGCTGTTGGCGATAAAACAGCGATTCCTGTAAATGTTATGCATGGCGAATTACAGGTTTTTGGCTACCGAATTGATGATTTTGCATATCTCACAGATGTAAAAACCATTGAAGAAGCCGAGATTAAAAAACTGCAGAATTTGAAAGTTTTAGTCGTAAATGCATTGCGTGTAGAACCTCACGATACCCATTTTAATTTGCAGGAAGCACTCGATTTTATAAATCTAGTTAAACCGGAAGTAGCTTATTTAACCCATATTAGCCACGTTTTAGGATTTCATGAAGAAGTGCAGAAACAATTGCCGGAAAATGTCTTTCTGGCTTATGACAATTTAGAAATTACAATTTAATTATATTACAAAATGAAAAAATCCTTAATGCTTTACCTTTTTATCCTTGCGATATTAATGAATATTTTTACTTATATGTTTTACAGCCGCGAAGTAAAGTTTGGTGAAGACAGATATGAGAAAACTACAAAAAAGCTTAGAGATAGTATTAATTTGGTTTCAAACCAATTAGTCGAAGCCGATTATTTTTCTTTAGCACACAATGAAAATGCTCAAAACTACTTTGATAATAGTGCAACAGGAGGAAAAATAATTCAATATGAAAAATTGATTCCCGTTGTAACCGAAAAATTATTAGACTTAAATTCCAATCCAAACGGAAATCCTTATACAGGACAAGATAAAATTGATGACAAGAAGTTTATAATCAACAAAGTCAAAATCCTGAACCACAGATGGATTATTGTTGATTTCAGTAACGGAGAATTATGGGGTGAAGCCCTGTTAAAATACTTTGTAAATGATGATGAAAGTATCTCTTTCGAAATAAATCAATCCTTGTTATATCAAAAATAAGAAAGATTTTTCCTAGATTTGTATTTAATAAATAAATAGGAAAAATGAAAAAAATATTTTTGCTTTCAGTTATAATTGGTCTTACATTTTCATGTGCTAAAAAAGTTTCTCAGGAAAACAATATAGAAACAAAACCCGCAAAAGTTGTAGTAGGCAGCGATGTTGATACTCACGGCTGCAAAGGTTCTGCAGGTTACACTTGGTCAGCTCTTAAAAATAAATGTGTTAGATTATTTGAAGCTGGTACAAAACTGGAACATGCTAAAGACGGAAAAACGTATACCAGTGTTGCCTATGTAATTTTTGAAGGAAATAAAGCCGAGCTTTTTCTTGATACTCAAAAAGAACCAATTCTTCTCGAAAGAAAATCAGAAGGTGATTCCTGGACAAAAGGCAATTTACAATTAATTCCCTGGAAAGGTTATGTATTGAAGAAAGACGGGAAGATTATTTATACAGGAGAGTAAAGTTTACAGTCGCAGTTTTTAGTTTTGAACTGCGACTTAATACTAAATACTACTCAGCCAGCCAATTCTTAAAATCAAAGAAATTCTGCGGAGCAACTCCATGACCAACAGGATATTCTTTATAAGTAACAGGAATGTTTAATTTTTCAAGAATAGCAGGAGTTTTTCTAGCCCAATCAATTGGAATAACCTGATCTACAGTTCCGTGAGAAGCGAAGATTTTTAAGTTTTTAAAGTCGTTTTTCTCAAAACCTTCTTTAATTATTTCCTCATTAAAATAACCGCTCATTGCCACAACTCTCTGAACTTTTTCAGGATAAGTAAGTGCAACCGAATAACTTAAAATAGAACCCTGGCTAAAACCAACTAAAGTTACATTGTTGGCATCAATAGGATAATTAGAAACTAATTCATCAATGAATTTTGCAATTAGATCACGAGAAGTTTTTGCTTGTTCATTATCTGAAAATTTATTCTGATCAGCATCAAAATTAATGGCGTACCAAGCGTAAGCTCCATATTGTAAATCATAAGGCGCTCTTGCTGAAATGATATAATAATTATCAGGAAGTTCTGTTGCAAACGAAAACAAATCAGCTTCGTTACTGCCGTAACCGTGTAATAAAAGCAAAACAGGATTTTTGTCTAGTATAACTTTTGGTTCTTGTATTTTATATTCTAAAGATAGATTCATTTTTGATTGTGAATTGTAAGTTGTGAATTGTGAATTGTGCAAAGTTTCAAATTTTGATAAAGCTTGTTTAGATTATTTATTAAAAATCTGTTTTTATCTGCGTTTTTGCTTGCAAATCAGCGTCATCCGTGTTCTAAATTGATACGCTGATCAACAGATTAGCTAAAGCGAAAACGTATATTTTAACGGATTTCTTTTTTATAGTTTCGAAGTTGAAATTTTACTTCAATTGGAATTTGGAATTTCAAAAATTGGAATTAAATTTATCCAATAGATTTAAACCACTTTTGAAATAGATTTCCAACTAACGGAATTGGTCTTGTTTGCCCCTGAATAGCACTAAAAATCCCATAAGTCCATAAAATTGAAATACAAATCCACATTGGGAAAGTGATAAAAAAGCTGTCGAAATTACTAATTATGGCTCCAAAAGAAATAAAAGTCAGCGATAAACCTAAAGCCTGACGAATATGAAAAGAAGCAAAACTATTTTTGTTTTCAGAGTTCATCGACATTGCAATTAAAACCCCAATTATTAAAATATAACTGGTAATGGCAATTGATTTTCCCTCTTCGATTGTATTATTCATTGTAATTATTTTGTGATAACAAGTTGATTTTGATTTAAAATTCCGTAAACAGAACCTTTAATTTCAGTTCCTAAAAAAGCAGAATTTTTAGATTTTGAAAGAATATTTTCTTTTGTAAAAGTTGATGTTCCTTCCGGAGTAAAGAAAGTAAAGCTGGCTTTTGAACCTTCTGTAATTGTATTATTTTCAATTCCGAAAATCGCTTTTCCCAAAGTCAATTTTTCGATTACAGTTTCTAAAGGCAAAACAGTCAATAACGCTCCAAAAGCACTTTCTAAACCAATAGTTCCGTTTTTTGCAGTATCAAATTCCATTTTTTTGAATTCAATATCAATCGGATTATGATCAGAAGTAATCATGTCAATTGTTCCGTCAAGAACAGCATTTATAAGCGCTTTTCTGTCGGTTTCAGTTCTCAATGGCGGCGTAACTTTAAAACGGGTATCAAAACCTTCCAGTTTTTCATCGGTAAGAACCAAATGATGTACAGCAACGCTGCAAGTTACCTGTAAACCTTTTGCTTTTGCTTCTTTAATTAATCCTACTGATTTTGCTGTAGAAATGGTCGGAATGTGAAGTTTTCCTCCCGTATATTCTAATAAAAATAAATTTCTCGAGATTTGCAGTTCTTCGGCAAGATTCGGAATTCCTTTCAAACCTAAACTTGTAGAAACAATTCCTTCATTAGCAACACCGTTTCCTTTTATGTTTGGATCCTGAGAATACGTGATTACCAAACCATCAAAATCCTGCACATATTGCAAAGCGATTTTTAGTAAATTGGCATTGTCGATACTTTTATTATAATCTCCAAAAGCGATAGCGCCGGATTTTTTCATATCAAATAATTCTGCCATATCTTTTCCTTCGCTTGCTTTTGTCAAAGCACCAATTGGAAAAAGTTCCGTAGCAAAACCATTGGCTTTATTTTTTACAAAATTTACCTGAGATTGATTGTCGATAACAGGGAAGGAGTTGGGTTGTAATGCAACGCCTGTAAAACCGCTTTTTGCCGCAACATTAAGTCCGTTTGCAATAGTTTCTCTGTCTTCGTACCCTGGTTCTCCAAACGAAACACTGCTGTCAAACCAACCTTGAGAAAGATGTAAATTATCAAATTTTACTTCGGTTGTATCCTCAATATCAAGAATTGAAGTTCCTATTTTTTCTATTAAACCATCTGCAATTAAAAGATCAACAGTCTGGTTATGAAACGGACTTTTTGAATCGATAATTTTGGCGCTTCTGATGATTATTTTCATATGTAGATTTTTTTATTCAAACATTAAATTTTTCTTACCATTAAGAGATTAAGTCAAATTAAGCTAAAGCAAAATTTAATAAACTTAATCTCTTAATGATTCAAAAAAAGAAAACTTTAAGTTTATTTTACGAATTTGATAATCGCCATTTCTAATGCTAAAAATAACAGTGCAAAGATAACAAACCATTTCCAAATTTGGCTGTCAGTTCGCTCAGTTTGTAAAGTGTTAAAAATGGTCGAAATCGTATCGGCAGTTTTAAAATCAGAAACCACATTTGTATTGACCTGACTTAAATCGCTTTCGCTTCGTTTATAATTAAAACTTAAATTTTCGACTGATTCTTTTTTATCAAAAACGCTATAATTTCCGGCAGTATCCGGGAAATCATTGAATGTTAGTTTTACCTTATTATTTAATATCTGCTGAATCGGAATAAACGAATCATCATTTCCTTTTACTTCTAAAATGGCATCTTTGCTTAATAAAACGTCAACAAAATAAGGCTGGTTATTGCCAATTGTTAAGGCGTTTACGCCCGTTTTTTGATTGTTTTGTCCCATTTTATAAAATAAAGGAACAATTAACGGAGATTGCTGAAAGTTTGAATTTGATGTATTTATTGGTGCCGAAAATACAGTAACTCCGGAAACCGGATTTTGAATCATCGTTACAAATACACTTTGATCTTCGTATGATAAAACGGCAGGATATGGACTCGAAATATCGAATGAAGTGTTTGTTTTTGGATATTGAAAGTTTGTAATTTTATTCTCAAATACGCCTGAAAATAAGGGATGATCAAAGTTAATTTTAGTGATTAATTTGTCTTTGTTTTCAAGATTTCTGAACTGAATTTTTCCAAAATTGCCTAAAAAAGAATTTAGATTTGAAATTGAACTTTTCTCCGCAGGAATTACAACAAGATTTCCACCTTTTGATACAAATGCTTTTAAAGTGGTTTGTAATGCCTGAGGAACTTCAATTAATTCATTCAGAATAATTGTATTTTGTTTTTCGAGACTATTATAATCTAAATTGCTTATTGAATAGTTGTTATAATTAAATTCGGAGGCAGTATAAATTCTCGATAAGAAGTTGCTTTTTTCAGGTTCGCCAATGCTAATTACATTTGTTTTTTTACTTTTCGAAATACTAAAATAAAGCTTGTTGTCATACGTCAAACCATTATCTTCAATAGTTACATATCCGTGGAAAGCTTCTTTTGGAATGGTGAAATTGATTTTCTTTTTCTTCGAATCGAAATTGATTATTGTTTTGGCAATCAGTTTATTTTGATTGTATAATGCCATCGAAATGGGTTTGAAATCTTCGCCATAAGCGGATAAATTTATACCTATTTCGTAGAAGTTTTCCAAAGTCTGATTGATGAAAACGCTGTCAATAGAAACATTATTTTTTTGTTCTGCTTCGGGAATTATGTAATACGGTTTTTCTTCGGTATCAATATTTTTTACATCTTTTTCGGCTAAACCAACGGCGTCTGTAATAATAACAATATCTTTTTTATGTGCTGATTTATGCGCTTTTATCTTCGCCATTATCGACGAAAGTTCAAAAGGAGTTGCGCTGTATTTTAGATTTTGTAAAGAACTTTTGGATGATTTAATATCGGTATTCCACAAGTTTTCGGTATTCGTTAACAATGAAAATTGTGCAGTTTCGGGCGTGTTTTCAAGCAATTCCTGAACGGCGCGTTTTAATAATTCGCCTTTTTTTCCTTTTGCCTGCATACTAAACGAATTATCTAAAACAATATACATTTCGTTTGCTGCATTTTTACTGTCTTTGGCTTCAAAAAAAGGCTGTGCAAAACCTAAAATCACACAAGTTAACAATAGTAAACGTGTCGCTAATAATAATCTTTTTTTGATTTTAGAACTTTTTCGGGTTTGTACGGCAAGTTCTTTAAGGAAACGAACATTTGTGAAATAAGAGGTTTTAAAACGTCGTAATTGAAATAAATGAACCAAAATTGGAACAATCAATAAAAAGAGAAAGTATAGAATTTCGGGCTGTTTAAAGTGCATTCTGGCTTTGATTTACTTCGCTACGTTTTGTTTTTCGCAAAGATACTGGTCAAAAATACAAATTTGTTGAGAGTAAAAGCTTGCAAATGCTAACTTTTTATTTAAAAATTTATGCCACAGATTAAAAGATTATCAAAGAGTACTATTTGAATAAAAAATCTTATTAATCTGTGTAATCTGTGGTCTGGTAAAAAGATATGAAAAATGTAACTTTTGAAATTTCATTTGTAACAAAAAAGAAACTTTCTAATAAGAATATTGAGTATTTTAGCTAATTCAAAAAACAATAAAAAACTATGAAAAGATTATATATGCTGTTTTTTTCAGCTTTAGCTTTTACAACTTCACAGGCACAAAATAAATTCAATTTATTGGTTGGAACTTATACAAATACATGTCAGAGCAACGGAATTTATGTTTATGAATTTGATGCGAATTCCGGTAATTTTAAATTGAAAAATTCTTCTGAAAATGTTTTGAGTCCGAGTTATTTATCAGCTTCTGCAGATAATAAATTTATTTATGCCGTAAACGAAAACGGAACTCAAAGTACAGTAAGTGCTTTTGGATATAATTCGAAATCAGGAAAACTTAATTTTCTAAATAAAAATGTCTCTTTAGGCGCAGATCCTTGTCATTTAATTAATGATTCTCAAAACGTAATTGTAGCCAACTATTCTGGCGGAAGTATCGCTGTTTTTAAGAAAAAAGCTGACGGAAGTATTACAGAAGTACAGCAATTAGTTCAGCATGAAGGGAAAGGTCCAAATGCGGCACGTCAGGAAAAAGCACACGTACATATGGTTGTTTTTTCTCCGGATAAAAAGTTCGTTTTATCAAATGATTTAGGAATGGATAAAGTGTTTATCTACAAATACAATTCGGCTTCTAAAAATGAAATTTTGACATTAAAAGGAAGTGTTGACGTAAAAGCGGGAAGCGGTCCAAGACATTTGACTTTCAGCAAAGACGGTAAATTTGTTTATTTGGTTCAGGAATTAGACGGAACGCTGACGACTTTTAGTTATGATAAAACCGGAAGCTTAAAATTAATCGCTGAAACGAGTATTCTTGCAAAAGATTTTAAAGGCGGTACAGGCGCGGCTGCTATCAAAATTTCGCCTGATGGAAAGTTTTTATATGTAACAGATCGCGTAGATGCGAACAATATTTCGGTTTATAAAATTCTTAAAAACGGAAGTATCGAACTGGTTGAACAGCAAAGCACTTTAGGAAAAGGACCAAGAGATTTTACAATCGATCCAACAGGAAATTACCTTTTAGTAGGACATCAATATACCAATAATATAGTAGTCTTTAAAAGAGATAAACTCACAGGAAAACTTAAAGACACCGGAAAAAGAATCGAATTGTGTTCTCCGGTTGGGTTGATTTTTACGAAAATATAGGTTATAAAGGGGCAAAGGTTCAGAGGTACAAAGGTTCAAAGGTTTCTATTGTATGTAAAATAAAAAGGCTCAAAGATCTAAAGTTTCAAGTTATTAAACTTTATTCTAGATCTTTGAGTCTTTTTTATATTTTTAAACTTAGAACCTCAGCACTTAGAAACTTTAGGAGCAAACCCTTGTGTCTTTGTAGCTATGAACCTTTGTCCCTAAAAAAACTTATTTGTCCTTATCTTTTCTCTTTTTATCCCTTGTTTTCAACATATTTCTATTGACAGATCCGTGGGTTTTCTTTTTAGTTTTTGAAGGTCCGCCAAGATTGACTTTTTTATTCTTTTTATCTTTTTCATGAAAAGCACCATCACCTTTTAGTGTTTGTTTTTTCATTAAAAACTTAATCGGCTGTTTGTCTTTTTCAGGCTCGATTAATTTCGCTGAAATTTCGACTTCTTCAGGGAAATCAGCAATTTCCAGTTCCTGATTCATTAATACTTCAACTTCAACTTTAAATTCTTCTTCACGAGGAGTGATAAAACTTATTGCTGTTCCCGTTGCATCTGCACGACCAGTACGACCAATTCTGTGCATGTATAATTCAGGAAATTCAGGAAGTTCAAAG
It contains:
- a CDS encoding dihydroorotase, producing the protein MKIIIRSAKIIDSKSPFHNQTVDLLIADGLIEKIGTSILDIEDTTEVKFDNLHLSQGWFDSSVSFGEPGYEDRETIANGLNVAAKSGFTGVALQPNSFPVIDNQSQVNFVKNKANGFATELFPIGALTKASEGKDMAELFDMKKSGAIAFGDYNKSIDNANLLKIALQYVQDFDGLVITYSQDPNIKGNGVANEGIVSTSLGLKGIPNLAEELQISRNLFLLEYTGGKLHIPTISTAKSVGLIKEAKAKGLQVTCSVAVHHLVLTDEKLEGFDTRFKVTPPLRTETDRKALINAVLDGTIDMITSDHNPIDIEFKKMEFDTAKNGTIGLESAFGALLTVLPLETVIEKLTLGKAIFGIENNTITEGSKASFTFFTPEGTSTFTKENILSKSKNSAFLGTEIKGSVYGILNQNQLVITK
- a CDS encoding BatA domain-containing protein, which gives rise to MHFKQPEILYFLFLLIVPILVHLFQLRRFKTSYFTNVRFLKELAVQTRKSSKIKKRLLLATRLLLLTCVILGFAQPFFEAKDSKNAANEMYIVLDNSFSMQAKGKKGELLKRAVQELLENTPETAQFSLLTNTENLWNTDIKSSKSSLQNLKYSATPFELSSIMAKIKAHKSAHKKDIVIITDAVGLAEKDVKNIDTEEKPYYIIPEAEQKNNVSIDSVFINQTLENFYEIGINLSAYGEDFKPISMALYNQNKLIAKTIINFDSKKKKINFTIPKEAFHGYVTIEDNGLTYDNKLYFSISKSKKTNVISIGEPEKSNFLSRIYTASEFNYNNYSISNLDYNSLEKQNTIILNELIEVPQALQTTLKAFVSKGGNLVVIPAEKSSISNLNSFLGNFGKIQFRNLENKDKLITKINFDHPLFSGVFENKITNFQYPKTNTSFDISSPYPAVLSYEDQSVFVTMIQNPVSGVTVFSAPINTSNSNFQQSPLIVPLFYKMGQNNQKTGVNALTIGNNQPYFVDVLLSKDAILEVKGNDDSFIPIQQILNNKVKLTFNDFPDTAGNYSVFDKKESVENLSFNYKRSESDLSQVNTNVVSDFKTADTISTIFNTLQTERTDSQIWKWFVIFALLFLALEMAIIKFVK
- a CDS encoding TonB-dependent receptor: MGTEIKLKGDKVIEQIPSIKDKALRINLNENIYGTFAEIGAGQETVRHFFRSGGSSGTIAKAMSAYDKDFSDAVYGIEGDGRYVTENRLKKMLTFEGELIEERLSREKHPNKLFFSYANTVATIDFAKQFKGHGWVGIRYQIEPDEAYNEIILHIRFKETDARLQQETLGILGVNLIYGAFYKYNDPKRLLRYLYDHLDKDQLEIDTINFSGPRFADVDNRLMSLQLVKNGMTDAVMFNPEGKNILPAAILYKKNLLALRGSFRPVTKVNMDMYEKSLKMFLEENKVEKDNTLVVFEITLSNLRSDGEIDERDFMDRAELLCSLGQTVMISNFQEYYKVVEYFANYTKARMGLAMGVNNLVDIFDEKYYRHLSGGILEAFGKLFYRDMKVFLYPMLDENGVLMNSSNLKVHPRMKELYKFFKFNGKVVDIADYDPHNLEVFSREVLKMINQGKTGWEHMLPTGIPEIIKEHHLFGYHPEKELEQNA
- the bcp gene encoding thioredoxin-dependent thiol peroxidase — translated: MITLQKGDKAPNFSGVDQDGKTHKLADYTGKKLVVFFYPKASTPGCTAEACDLRDNFERFKANNYELLGVSADSQKAQLKFKDKYEFPFPLLADEDKSVINAFGVWGPKKFMGKEYDGIHRTTFVIDENGIIDEVISQVKTKEHAAQILK
- a CDS encoding MBL fold metallo-hydrolase, whose product is MKIYFLGTGTSQGIPIIGVDHPVCKSTDAKDKRLRVSIWITWDNHSYVIDCGPDFRQQMLSCGCRHLDAILFTHEHADHTAGLDDIRPFNFRQGEIPVYAHQRVIDNLKRRFDYVFETVNKYPGAPSVKTIEVVNDKPFAVGDKTAIPVNVMHGELQVFGYRIDDFAYLTDVKTIEEAEIKKLQNLKVLVVNALRVEPHDTHFNLQEALDFINLVKPEVAYLTHISHVLGFHEEVQKQLPENVFLAYDNLEITI
- a CDS encoding lactonase family protein, coding for MKRLYMLFFSALAFTTSQAQNKFNLLVGTYTNTCQSNGIYVYEFDANSGNFKLKNSSENVLSPSYLSASADNKFIYAVNENGTQSTVSAFGYNSKSGKLNFLNKNVSLGADPCHLINDSQNVIVANYSGGSIAVFKKKADGSITEVQQLVQHEGKGPNAARQEKAHVHMVVFSPDKKFVLSNDLGMDKVFIYKYNSASKNEILTLKGSVDVKAGSGPRHLTFSKDGKFVYLVQELDGTLTTFSYDKTGSLKLIAETSILAKDFKGGTGAAAIKISPDGKFLYVTDRVDANNISVYKILKNGSIELVEQQSTLGKGPRDFTIDPTGNYLLVGHQYTNNIVVFKRDKLTGKLKDTGKRIELCSPVGLIFTKI
- a CDS encoding alpha/beta hydrolase produces the protein MNLSLEYKIQEPKVILDKNPVLLLLHGYGSNEADLFSFATELPDNYYIISARAPYDLQYGAYAWYAINFDADQNKFSDNEQAKTSRDLIAKFIDELVSNYPIDANNVTLVGFSQGSILSYSVALTYPEKVQRVVAMSGYFNEEIIKEGFEKNDFKNLKIFASHGTVDQVIPIDWARKTPAILEKLNIPVTYKEYPVGHGVAPQNFFDFKNWLAE